GAAGCCGATGTGCTTGCGGGAAGTTTTTTAGCGCAAGAAGCCGAAGAGGCGGGGGTTGTTTATTCGATGGCGTATGGCGATCAGCCTGCGCTGACTTGCGAATTGGTGGATTGGGCCAGATCTAGCGGGTTTCGTGTGATTGCGGCGGGCAAGGGCACCAAATATTTGCCCTCTTATCATATGTCGACACCAGATACCGTGTGGGAGCATTATGGGTTAACGCCCAGCCAGGCAGAAGCGGCTGGTATGAACAGCAAGATGTTCAATTCCTTTTTAGATGGAACCAAATCCGCATTGGAAATGGCGGCGATTTCAAATGCCACTGGATTGATGGCACCCAGTCAGGGCTTGGCCTTCCCACCTGCGGGTATGGATGATTTGGCGCATGTGCTTCGACCGCGGGCTGAAGGCGGGCAATTGGAGGCAAGCGGGCAGGTTGAAGTGGTGTCCTCTGTTGAACGGGATGGCAGGCCCGTGTTTCGAGATTTGCGCTGGGGTGTCTACGTTGTGCTAGAAGCCCCGACCGAATATGCCGCCGCATGTTTTCGCCAATATGGCATGAATACAGACGAGTCGGGCCGCTATTCAGCGATGTATAAGCCCTTTCATTTAATTGGTTTAGAGTTAAATATTTCGATCCTGTCCGCGGCTCTGCTCAATAGCCCAACGGGCAGAACCAAGGGGTTTCATGCCGATGTGGTGGCGGTGGCCAAGCGTGACCTCAGCGCCGGTGAGAGGCTGGATGGCGAGGGCGGTTATACCGTTTGGGGTAAATTATTGCCCGCGCGCACATCGCTGGAGATGGGTGCGCTTCCAATTGGCTTGGCGCATAATGTAAATCTCAAAACCAATATTGCCGCCGGCGCGTGCCTTCGTTGGGACGATATCGATATTGACGCCCGCCTCGAGGCTGTGCAAATCCGCAAGCAAATGCAACCAACCCGCGCGGATCATGTAAGCTAGGTTTAAAGAATTGTCAGCTCACCCTGTAGCAAACCAACCCGTTTTAAAAAGCCTTTGCTGCCAAGACGAGAGACTGCTTTTTGATATAAAAAATCTTCGCTTGTTTTGTTAAAGCGATCATTACTTAACACCATATAGTCATTGCGATCGGCAAATCGGATCAGCAACGCATCTGCCTTATGGCCTTTTTTCGAAACGGTGAGCATATGGCGGTCCACATCCAGTAAGCGGCTTACGGCCATTGGAACAGTTTCATTAGGTTGTAGTAAGTCGTTTTCTTTCAAAGTGCGGTAAACGCTATGGTCAAAGAAAAGATGCAGGGTGAACCCGTCTTGACGCAATTCATCGGTAAAGCGCTTCAACGTGATCAAATCCCATTGAGCAAGGCCCAAAAGGTTATTCCCATCTATCGCAAGATTGGTGACAGGAGTGGAAGAAGCTCTCGGGGCGGATGGCGGCTCAACTTCTAAACCTTGACGGATTTTTCGATAACCCCGATGCATGAGAAAAAAGGAAAATGCATAGACCACTAAGACCACAATTTTATCTGGATCGGTATATAAAAGCAGGCATAAAGAAATGGTTACAGTGCCCCAAAGCGCATTTTCACCAAAGTAGAACCCGAAACCGATCAGAGCCAAGCTGATGATAAGAGGGTAATTATAAATTACAACGTCCAGCCAGTTCATGAATTGACCAAATTTCCTTTTCATTGCGTGCCCTCACCATTTCAGCAGGGCCCAAGGTTGTAAATTGGCAAATTGCTTTTTACCTCTTCAATCGTTTTGAAAACAAATTTAAATCGCTTGCGGCGAAAGCCTCTGGCCCCGCTCAGAGATATAAGAAAGACTGGTTTGTGCAGGCTGCCGTAAGCTTTGCGCGCGCTTGAGGCTCAAATTTATGACCATGCACCCTTATTACATTCAACAAGGGGGCCAGCGGGCACAGATGGAGCCTGCCAAAGCGAAAGCCTGCTTTTGCAGGCTGCGGGCGTTGGAAATGAAGAGGCACCATCAGCGCATCATCACATAGCAAAGCTTTTTTGAAGGCTAACCTAGGATACAGGCGTGATCACGCCTAGCTTACCCTTTAGGCAACCGCTTTAAGAGAGGGTTTTGCAGTCAGGCCTAGGGCAAGGCAAATATCGCGCGTGAGTTTAGGGCGGTTGAGCGTGTAAAAATGCAGCGTGTCAACGCCTTCCGAGCGTAAAGTATCGCAGAGCTCGGTACCGATCGCGGTGGATAATAAATCATGCCGGTCATCGCGTGTGGCGCGTTCAAAGGCCTCTTTTAACCATAATGGCACGCTGACGCCGCATTTCTTTGCGAAGTTGCAGGTTTTTGCCCAGTTTTTGATGGGTAAAATGCCCGGAATTATAGGGGCGTCGATCCCAGATTTCACGCAGGCATCGCGAAAGCGCAGAAAGTCATCGGCTTCAAAGAAGAATTGCGTGATCGCCTCATCAGCGCCTGCTTCAAATTTGCGCTTCAACCAATCAAGATCGGCGGCTTGGCTCCTGCTTTCGGGGTGCCCTTGAGGATAGGCCGCAACTCTTATTTTAAAACCGCCCAGATTTTTTAAAGCCGCGATCATCTCGCAACTTGTTTGAAAGCCGAACGGGTGGGGGCGAAACGCGCCGCCATGATCAGGCGCCGGATCACCTCGCAGAACAACGATATCTTTCAGCCCCTTTGCCGCAAGATTCTTTACCAAATCCAATGTGCTTTCAGCGCTCATATCCACGCAGGTTAAATGCGCGGCCACTGCCAGATCTTTATGTTCTAAAAGCGTTTCCACCAGATCCTGCGTCAGGGCGCGCGGTTTATTCCCGGTTCCATAGGTGATTGAGATAAATTTTGGTTGAAACCCTTCCAGCGCGCTGATCGTGTTCCAAAGGCGAAACGAGTCATTCAAAGAGGCTGGAGGAAAAAATTCAAATGATATTTCAGGCGTGCTCATGCGGGTTCCTTCTTGCTTGCAAGTTTCATCAACGATCTTTAAACTTGAATCAAGTTCATAAAATTCAATAATATTATGAGTTCTATATGAAAATGCACATTGAATTCCGCCATTTAAGAACGATAAAGGCAATTGAAGAGGCTGGTGGTTTGGCCAAAGCAGCGGATATGTTGCATATAACCCAATCTGCTCTAAGCCATCAGATCAAAGGTTTGGAAGATCAGGCCGGGGTCGAATTATTCGTGCGGCGCTCAAAACCGATGCGTCTATCCGCAGCGGGGCAACGCTTGTTGCGTGCGGCCAACAAGATTTTGCCCGAGATCGACGCCTTGCAGGCAGAATTTGCCAGCTTGCGGAGCGGGCGCGCGGGGCGTTTGCATATTGCGATTGAATGCCATGCCTGTTTTGAATGGCTGTTTCCGGTCTTAGAGTCTTTTCGGAAAAATTGGGGCGATGTCGATGTTGATATTCGGCCCGGCTTGGCATTTGATGCCTTGCCTGCGCTGCAAAAAGAAGACGTTGATCTTGTTGTGTCGTCCGATCCCGATGACCTTCCGGGAATAGAATTTGTTCCCTTATTTGATTACGCGCCGGTCTTTGTGGCGGCACAATCGCATCCTTTGGCAAAAAAACCTTTTATTGAGGCGAAGGATTTTGCCGAGCAAACTTTGATCACCTATCCTGTTGAACGCAGCCGCCTGGATCTGTTCAGCCAATTATTAATCCCTGCCAAAGTCGAACCTAAAGCCATTCGACAGGCAGAGTTGACAGCGGTTATTCTTTTGTTGGTCGCGTCAAATCGTGGGGTTGCGGTTTTGCCAGATTGGGTGGTGCGCGAGGTCCAATATAATTCGGATTATGTCACGCGGCCGCTCACCGAAAGCGGCTTAACCCGTCGCCTTTACGCAGCCGTGCGCACGCCCGATTTGCAAAAGCCTTTCTTCGCCGACCTTATTGAGTTGGCCGGAAAAGAAGCGCGGCGGCTTCAAAGCACCTAATCCCGCATAAGGACGGGGCTTGGCGTTTCGTTTATAAAGGCTTCAACTCTGACGCCATTTGGCGTCCGTCACGTCCTTCTTGCAGTTCAAAGCTGATCTTTTGATTATCAGCCAATCCGGTTAAGCCCGATTGCTCCAAAGCAGAAATATGAACGAAAACGTCTTTTCCGCCATCGTCAGGTGCAATAAAGCCGTAGCCTTTTGTTGTATTAAACCATTTCACGGTACCATTCGGCATGCCCCGTGTCTCCTTCTAAAGTTTGCCCCTCTGCAGGGGTGTTCGTTCCGCCGTTTTGGCGGCTTCCTAAGCGGCAACGGTTTCTGTGTCGCTTCAAGACATAATAAATTGGAACCGAGCGGCTTTAAAAATCAAGAAAAACCTGTTCATTTATGAAAACTTCTGCAAAATTTCATTAAAAAAGGCGTTGAAATGAGAATATTCGGTTTAAAAAACTGCGATACCTGCCGAAAAGCCGTTAAGTTATTGGATGGCTATAGATTTTTTGATGTGCGTATTGATTTGATTCCTGACCAAATTCTAGACGCTGCTTTGCAAGAATTTGGCGATGATTTGGTCAATAAAAAATCTACAACATGGCGCAATTTATCGTCGGATGAGCGGGCGATGCCACCGCGCGACTTATTGCGCCTTCATCCCGCAGTGATGAAGCGCCCCCTTATTGAGACACAAGAGCAGAAGCTTTACCTCAGTTGGAGCGCGAAGACGCAAGCTGCGCTGCTTTAAACCCTGCGCGAGGTAAGCCATTGGTCAATTGAAAGTACTCCGCCTCCGTGTTTGACGAGATAGACTAACACAAACAGCCAAAGCAGCCTTTGATCCATAATCACAGAAGACGAGCTGCGATCAAACCATTTGCCTAAAGTGGTTGGATCCTCAAGCACCCCGTGACCAAATAGATCGGTTGCGGTTTGTACGGCTATAAAGAAAATCATGCCTAGCGCCGCATAGCGGGTGAGAAGGCCGATTACAATCATCAATGGAATGAGGAATTCTGCCAGAACACCCATCAAAACGACGAGGTAATGAAACAGGCCAAACTGGCCAGGATCATAGCCAAAGGCTTCCATTTGTTTTGGAAAGATTTGAACATATGCGCCAGCTGATGGGTGGAACACCCCCAGCAGCCCTTCGCCGAGTTTGCTGAGGCCTGATGCCCAAAAATAAACCAACAGCACCGCCGCAAACGTAAATCTGGCCAATAAGCACAGATTGGGTATTTTGGCTGCCAGCCTATCGGCAAAAGAATTCATATTTTGAACAAGTTGGATCATAATGCTGCCTTAAATATGATGTCGTGGATAGAGTTTGCATTTACAAGAAACTGCAGACCGGCTTTGGACGTAAACGCTGGGCTGCTGGCTTTTCCGATATTGCATGCGGTTTGAAATGTATGACCTGCCGCCAATGCGCTCAGAAAGTTTATGAGTTCTTCTGGAATCGTCGTGATCTGGGGGTCAAACTCAGGTCGTGTAATCAGGATCGCGCTTGCGCTACTAAGTCGTTTTGGGTGCTGCGTTGATGTGCCTGACTGGGCTTTGTGATAAATCATGCCCAGCGGCCAATATGTTGGGATGATGAAACAGGCTGCGTCAAACTGAAAGCATGCAGTTAAAATATCTGCATCGTGGCGCTTAAGAAGGTTTTTCCAATTATATGGGGCGCAGTCGCGCGCATGATAAGACAATCTGATCTGCTGTTCGAGCCGGGCCAAATCAGGTAGGTATCCCAATTTAGAAAGGGCAGGTATCTTTTGTAAAAATTTCGAAAACCCCGCGCCATATTTATACAAAAGGGAGGAGCTTGGTTTTTCTTTACTGGCGTATAAGCGCGCCAATGAATAAAAATTCTTTGGGCCAAGAATGGTTCTTGTTTTTGGGAAGTTGCTTTCCAAAGTAGTGATTAAGCCATGGGCTATGTTATTTCGGTAGATGTTCAACCCGTTGGTAGCAGGGATGTGTTTGCCGGATTTTAAATGCGCGGGGCAAGGCTGATCGGGGTTTAAACAAGCTGTAAAAAGCTCTTTTTGTGTCATTGATACTTGCATATTTGCTGTTCCAAAAGACAGGCAGCTTGCATCACCTCACCGTTTAGAACGGACCATTCAGGCACATTTGTATCCCATTCGATCAAGCTTGCTTTTGGCCCTGTGCGTCTTAAAATATTTTCATAAAGTCTCCAAACTGGATCTGCTACTGGCGCAGCATGAGAATCGATCAACAAATCTCCACCCTGTTCCAAAAGATCTGTCGAATGCCCCGCCAAATGAATTTCACCAACGGCGGCGCAATTTAGCTCATTGAGATAGGCCTCAGCTGACATGTTTAGATTGTGGCATGAGATGAATATATTATTGACGTCTAACAAAAGCCCGCATCCGGTCTGCGCGACTACAG
The sequence above is drawn from the Rhodobacteraceae bacterium IMCC1335 genome and encodes:
- a CDS encoding cold-shock protein, which produces MPNGTVKWFNTTKGYGFIAPDDGGKDVFVHISALEQSGLTGLADNQKISFELQEGRDGRQMASELKPL
- the metF gene encoding 5,10-methylenetetrahydrofolate reductase (MTHFR; catalyzes NADH-linked reduction of 5,10-methylenetetrahydrofolate to 5-methyltetrahydrofolate using FAD as a cofactor) gives rise to the protein MSTPEISFEFFPPASLNDSFRLWNTISALEGFQPKFISITYGTGNKPRALTQDLVETLLEHKDLAVAAHLTCVDMSAESTLDLVKNLAAKGLKDIVVLRGDPAPDHGGAFRPHPFGFQTSCEMIAALKNLGGFKIRVAAYPQGHPESRSQAADLDWLKRKFEAGADEAITQFFFEADDFLRFRDACVKSGIDAPIIPGILPIKNWAKTCNFAKKCGVSVPLWLKEAFERATRDDRHDLLSTAIGTELCDTLRSEGVDTLHFYTLNRPKLTRDICLALGLTAKPSLKAVA
- a CDS encoding flagellar biosynthesis protein FlgA, whose protein sequence is MFMYEALLSRAKNQSPIRVGLIGAGKFGSMFLGQVPSTPGLEVVAIADLFPDQAKATCASIGWSKELIAQTIFSQDAVEIMQSVELDVIVEATGDPIAGITHARHAIANRLHIVMVNVEADVLAGSFLAQEAEEAGVVYSMAYGDQPALTCELVDWARSSGFRVIAAGKGTKYLPSYHMSTPDTVWEHYGLTPSQAEAAGMNSKMFNSFLDGTKSALEMAAISNATGLMAPSQGLAFPPAGMDDLAHVLRPRAEGGQLEASGQVEVVSSVERDGRPVFRDLRWGVYVVLEAPTEYAAACFRQYGMNTDESGRYSAMYKPFHLIGLELNISILSAALLNSPTGRTKGFHADVVAVAKRDLSAGERLDGEGGYTVWGKLLPARTSLEMGALPIGLAHNVNLKTNIAAGACLRWDDIDIDARLEAVQIRKQMQPTRADHVS
- a CDS encoding arsenate reductase, which gives rise to MRIFGLKNCDTCRKAVKLLDGYRFFDVRIDLIPDQILDAALQEFGDDLVNKKSTTWRNLSSDERAMPPRDLLRLHPAVMKRPLIETQEQKLYLSWSAKTQAALL
- a CDS encoding DoxX family membrane protein, with amino-acid sequence MIQLVQNMNSFADRLAAKIPNLCLLARFTFAAVLLVYFWASGLSKLGEGLLGVFHPSAGAYVQIFPKQMEAFGYDPGQFGLFHYLVVLMGVLAEFLIPLMIVIGLLTRYAALGMIFFIAVQTATDLFGHGVLEDPTTLGKWFDRSSSSVIMDQRLLWLFVLVYLVKHGGGVLSIDQWLTSRRV
- a CDS encoding LysR family transcriptional regulator, translated to MHIEFRHLRTIKAIEEAGGLAKAADMLHITQSALSHQIKGLEDQAGVELFVRRSKPMRLSAAGQRLLRAANKILPEIDALQAEFASLRSGRAGRLHIAIECHACFEWLFPVLESFRKNWGDVDVDIRPGLAFDALPALQKEDVDLVVSSDPDDLPGIEFVPLFDYAPVFVAAQSHPLAKKPFIEAKDFAEQTLITYPVERSRLDLFSQLLIPAKVEPKAIRQAELTAVILLLVASNRGVAVLPDWVVREVQYNSDYVTRPLTESGLTRRLYAAVRTPDLQKPFFADLIELAGKEARRLQST